From Cecembia calidifontis, one genomic window encodes:
- the gatB gene encoding Asp-tRNA(Asn)/Glu-tRNA(Gln) amidotransferase subunit GatB: MLSAEIKNKYELVVGLEVHAQLLTQSKMYAADSTEFGNLPNTQVSVITLGHPGTLPKVNRKAVEYAMKMGLACNSNITRTNIFARKNYFYPDLPKGYQITQDKGPICVGGEVPITLPDGSQKSIALTRIHMEEDAGKSMHLAGEVDTLVDFNRAGVPLIEIVSEPDIRSSDEAYAYLVEIKKLVRYLEICDGNMEEGSLRCDANISVRLKGAKEYGKKVEVKNMNSFRNVARAIEHEFERQIELIEAGVEIISETRTFDATTGTTSGMRTKEDLNDYRYFPEPDLSPVIISEEWLSSVKESMPALPRQLYNKFVREYGLPEYDAGVLTDSKEIALYFEELCSLTNNYKAASNWMMGPVKSYLNELTLHIADFPIGPRRLAELIDLVDQGKVSFSVASQKIYPILLEDRLKTPLEIAQAQNLIQESDEDSIKPFVESVLAENPAKVAEYKSGKKGLMGMFMGQVMKKSQGKADPKVATKILTELLDN, from the coding sequence ATGCTTTCTGCAGAAATTAAAAATAAATACGAGTTGGTGGTTGGTCTTGAGGTCCATGCCCAATTGCTTACCCAGAGCAAAATGTATGCTGCCGACTCCACAGAATTTGGTAATCTTCCCAATACGCAGGTATCTGTAATCACTTTAGGCCATCCTGGTACCTTGCCCAAGGTAAACAGAAAGGCAGTGGAATATGCCATGAAGATGGGTTTGGCCTGTAACTCCAATATCACCAGGACCAACATTTTTGCCCGAAAAAACTATTTCTACCCTGATCTTCCGAAGGGATATCAGATTACCCAAGACAAAGGGCCAATCTGCGTAGGTGGAGAGGTACCTATTACCTTGCCGGATGGCTCTCAAAAATCCATTGCCCTGACCAGAATTCATATGGAGGAAGATGCAGGTAAATCCATGCACCTGGCAGGTGAGGTGGATACCTTGGTGGATTTCAACAGGGCAGGGGTTCCTTTGATAGAAATCGTTTCTGAACCGGATATCCGTTCTTCTGACGAGGCTTACGCTTACTTGGTGGAGATCAAAAAACTGGTCAGGTACCTGGAAATCTGCGATGGGAATATGGAAGAGGGGTCTTTACGTTGTGATGCCAATATTTCCGTAAGGCTAAAAGGCGCCAAGGAGTACGGTAAAAAGGTAGAGGTCAAAAATATGAACTCCTTCCGCAATGTGGCCAGGGCCATTGAGCATGAATTTGAGCGGCAGATAGAACTGATTGAGGCAGGCGTTGAGATTATTTCCGAAACAAGGACATTTGATGCTACCACAGGGACTACTTCCGGAATGAGGACCAAGGAAGACCTAAATGACTACAGGTATTTCCCGGAACCTGATCTTAGTCCGGTGATTATTTCCGAAGAATGGCTGTCCAGTGTCAAGGAATCCATGCCAGCACTGCCAAGACAACTTTACAATAAGTTTGTACGTGAATATGGTTTGCCGGAATATGATGCTGGGGTCTTGACAGACAGTAAGGAGATTGCCTTGTATTTTGAGGAGCTTTGCAGCTTGACCAACAATTACAAGGCTGCTTCCAACTGGATGATGGGGCCTGTCAAATCCTATTTGAATGAACTTACCTTACACATTGCAGATTTCCCGATTGGACCGAGACGTTTGGCAGAGTTGATAGACTTGGTTGATCAGGGCAAGGTGAGTTTTTCCGTTGCTTCCCAGAAAATTTATCCTATTCTTTTGGAAGACAGGTTAAAAACACCTTTAGAAATAGCCCAGGCCCAGAACCTGATCCAAGAAAGTGATGAGGACAGCATTAAGCCATTTGTAGAAAGTGTTTTGGCTGAAAACCCTGCTAAAGTAGCTGAGTACAAATCCGGGAAAAAAGGTTTGATGGGGATGTTTATGGGGCAAGTGATGAAAAAATCACAAGGCAAAGCCGACCCTAAAGTGGCTACAAAAATATTGACCGAACTATTGGATAATTGA
- a CDS encoding IS1380 family transposase, with amino-acid sequence MKITNSTEKITPFGGFNFVFNSFKNSGLPELIDNQLGVRALRGGFSYSDIFANHMAIFFNGGDCTEDINVHLRDALEQVPSFSVCSADTILRGIKELAVDTELFINPSSGVSHEFNINGKLNSLLLKSACKTGLLKSGVAYDLDYDNTVIPTEKYDSKKTYKHVYGYQPGVASIAHPEFSQAIPVYVEGRNGNSQAKYLQADTLTRMFGQLTNENIRIGRFRADSASYQEEVLRTLEAHTESFYIRANRCAKLDNILGSIAPEKWQKIRLGVQEMEVTDLSDYKPFGKDRSYRLVITRIRRKDGQADVFSGDAFTYRAILTNEHTSSNEAVVRFYNARGASERLFDVLNNDFGWSKLPCSFLAENTSFMLMTAMYANFYTYIIGEYSRKVDWLKPTDRLKKFIFRFITVSAKWIRTGRREVLKLFTSKDYKPILN; translated from the coding sequence ATGAAAATTACGAATTCGACAGAAAAAATCACACCTTTCGGAGGTTTTAATTTTGTTTTTAACTCTTTCAAAAATTCTGGTCTCCCAGAACTCATTGATAATCAATTGGGGGTTAGAGCCTTAAGGGGAGGGTTTTCATACAGTGACATTTTCGCCAATCATATGGCTATTTTCTTTAATGGTGGCGACTGTACTGAAGATATCAATGTTCACTTGAGAGACGCACTTGAACAGGTCCCTTCATTTTCAGTATGCAGTGCCGATACAATTCTGAGAGGTATCAAAGAGCTTGCTGTTGATACAGAACTCTTTATAAATCCGTCCAGTGGAGTAAGCCATGAATTTAATATCAATGGAAAACTCAACAGCTTGTTGTTAAAATCAGCTTGTAAGACCGGATTACTCAAGTCAGGTGTTGCTTACGACCTCGATTATGACAACACCGTCATTCCAACTGAAAAGTACGATTCAAAAAAGACATATAAACACGTCTATGGATATCAGCCAGGTGTAGCTTCCATAGCACATCCTGAATTTTCACAGGCCATTCCTGTGTACGTAGAGGGCAGAAATGGCAACAGTCAGGCCAAATATTTGCAGGCTGATACACTTACACGCATGTTTGGGCAGCTTACCAATGAAAATATCCGTATCGGAAGGTTCAGAGCCGATTCAGCATCCTATCAGGAAGAAGTTCTCCGCACACTGGAAGCACATACCGAAAGCTTTTATATACGGGCAAACAGATGTGCCAAACTGGATAATATCCTTGGAAGTATAGCCCCTGAGAAGTGGCAGAAAATACGTTTGGGTGTACAGGAAATGGAAGTTACTGACCTATCCGACTACAAACCTTTCGGTAAAGACAGGTCTTACAGGCTGGTCATTACCAGAATCAGGCGTAAAGACGGGCAGGCAGATGTGTTTAGTGGAGATGCATTTACTTACAGGGCTATTCTGACCAATGAACATACATCGTCCAATGAAGCTGTTGTAAGGTTTTATAACGCCCGGGGTGCAAGCGAACGCTTGTTTGATGTACTCAACAATGACTTTGGCTGGTCTAAGTTGCCCTGTTCGTTCCTTGCAGAGAATACCTCCTTTATGCTTATGACGGCTATGTATGCCAATTTTTACACCTATATCATTGGAGAGTATTCCAGAAAAGTTGATTGGCTTAAGCCTACCGACAGGCTCAAGAAGTTTATCTTCAGATTTATCACTGTTTCAGCCAAGTGGATAAGAACGGGAAGAAGAGAAGTGCTCAAACTGTTCACGAGTAAGGATTACAAGCCGATTTTGAACTAA
- a CDS encoding M23 family metallopeptidase translates to MSRIKYYYDPETCKYERYVRSKWDIALNALGFLSLSSMLAIVFILVFYTYFDNPKELLLQKENNELKLYYEFLEQEVVKMNQMLGDLQQRDDNLYRIIFESEPIAPEIRQAGIGGSDRYRDIREKGLNQEKMIIALHSKIDALKRQLYVQSISYDEITEMALKKEEYWASIPAIQPVLNENLNLLASGFGMRLHPILKVRKMHTGVDFTAPKGTPIYATGDGVVIEVQSVFGGYGKYVEIDHGFGFVTRYAHMNDFNVKKGQKVKRGDQIGTVGNTGSSTAPHVHYEVLKDGKYVNPVNYFFKDLTPEEYDLILELASKENQSLS, encoded by the coding sequence ATGAGTAGAATAAAATATTACTACGACCCCGAGACATGTAAATACGAAAGGTATGTGCGTAGCAAATGGGACATTGCACTGAATGCTTTAGGTTTTTTGTCTCTGTCCTCCATGTTGGCCATTGTTTTCATCCTGGTGTTCTACACGTATTTTGACAATCCCAAAGAATTGTTGCTCCAAAAGGAAAACAATGAGCTCAAGCTTTATTATGAGTTTTTGGAACAGGAAGTCGTCAAAATGAACCAAATGCTGGGAGATTTGCAGCAGAGAGATGACAACTTGTACCGGATAATTTTCGAAAGTGAGCCCATCGCCCCTGAAATCCGACAGGCAGGTATTGGGGGTTCTGACAGGTACCGCGACATTAGGGAGAAAGGGCTTAATCAGGAAAAAATGATCATTGCCCTTCACAGCAAAATAGATGCCTTGAAAAGGCAGTTGTATGTACAGTCCATCAGCTATGACGAGATTACTGAAATGGCCCTCAAAAAGGAAGAATATTGGGCCTCTATTCCTGCTATACAGCCGGTTTTGAATGAAAACCTCAATTTGTTGGCATCAGGATTCGGAATGAGATTGCACCCTATCCTAAAAGTAAGGAAAATGCATACCGGAGTAGATTTCACAGCCCCTAAAGGAACGCCGATATATGCAACCGGTGATGGCGTGGTCATCGAAGTTCAATCTGTTTTTGGGGGATATGGAAAATATGTGGAGATTGATCATGGTTTTGGCTTTGTAACCCGTTATGCCCACATGAATGATTTCAATGTCAAAAAAGGGCAAAAAGTCAAAAGGGGAGATCAGATTGGAACCGTCGGCAACACAGGTTCTTCTACCGCTCCCCATGTTCATTATGAGGTATTAAAAGACGGCAAATATGTCAATCCTGTGAATTATTTCTTCAAGGACCTTACCCCTGAAGAATACGATTTGATCTTGGAATTGGCTTCTAAGGAAAACCAGTCGCTTTCCTAA
- the alaS gene encoding alanine--tRNA ligase, which yields MEAKKIRSTFIEFFQSKQHQFVPSSPIVVKNDPTLMFTNAGMNQFKDYFLGNETPKFSRVANSQKCLRVSGKHNDLEEVGVDTYHHTMFEMLGNWSFGDYFKKEAIEWAWELLTEVYKLPKDRLYVSVFGGDAGDQLEKDTEAFEIWNQIVPADRILFGSKKDNFWEMGDTGPCGPCSEIHIDLRSDAERSKVSGYDLVNNDHPQVIEIWNLVFMQYNRLADGSLKELPAKHVDTGMGFERLVRAIQNKSSNYDTDVFMPFIQAVEEKSGKKYGEDEKVDIAMRVIVDHIRAIAFTIADGQLPSNNKAGYVIRRILRRAVRYGYTFLGFHKPFLYELLPLLAKNFGDIFPEVAAQQEFIAKVIMEEEASFLRTLDNGLKKLDQIKADLTQSGEKVIDGKTAFELYDTYGFPLDLTSLIARENGFSVDEKGFAREMEVQKNRSRAAAEQETGDWVIVNEEEGVEFVGYDYLSSQSRIIKYRQIKDKKGDRFQLVLDRTPFYAESGGQVGDQGWLQSDEGRIQVLDTKKENDLIVHFVDQIPANPQAVFHAQVNEEKRLLTMNNHSATHLLHAALKEVLGDHVQQKGSFVNDELLRFDFSHFAKMSEEEIARVERIVNSKIRENIPLGEQRNVPIEEAKKQGATALFGEKYGDFVRVITFDINFSVELCGGTHVPATGNIGLFKIVSEGSISAGVRRIEAITAKAAEEYIQSHLDLVKEIQELLKSPKDLKKAVEALIQERNELKKEIEALHLQQAVALKSELLQKVKTVDGINLIIEQVKLPSADALKKLSFELKNEVSHVLAVIAAEIEGKPQVAVVINEELVSSKGLNAGNLVRELAKEIQGGGGGQPFFATAGGKNIEGLPLVIEKAKAMFSGK from the coding sequence ATGGAAGCAAAAAAAATCAGAAGTACTTTTATTGAGTTTTTCCAATCAAAGCAACATCAATTTGTTCCTTCTTCTCCGATAGTGGTCAAAAACGATCCCACCCTGATGTTTACCAATGCAGGGATGAATCAGTTTAAGGATTATTTCCTGGGCAATGAAACGCCAAAATTCAGCAGGGTGGCCAATAGCCAAAAATGTCTGAGGGTATCCGGGAAGCACAATGACCTGGAAGAAGTAGGGGTGGACACTTACCACCATACCATGTTTGAAATGTTGGGCAACTGGTCTTTTGGGGACTATTTTAAGAAAGAAGCCATAGAATGGGCCTGGGAATTGCTGACCGAGGTATACAAGCTGCCCAAAGACAGACTTTATGTATCGGTTTTTGGGGGAGATGCAGGAGACCAACTTGAAAAAGATACGGAGGCTTTTGAAATCTGGAACCAAATTGTTCCGGCTGACAGGATTCTTTTTGGAAGCAAAAAGGATAATTTCTGGGAAATGGGCGATACGGGACCTTGCGGGCCTTGCTCAGAAATCCATATCGATTTAAGGTCCGATGCCGAGCGTAGCAAGGTAAGTGGATATGATCTTGTCAACAATGACCATCCCCAGGTAATTGAGATCTGGAACTTGGTTTTTATGCAGTATAACCGCCTGGCAGATGGCAGCTTAAAAGAACTTCCAGCCAAGCATGTAGACACCGGGATGGGCTTTGAAAGGCTGGTAAGGGCAATTCAGAACAAATCTTCCAATTACGATACCGATGTTTTCATGCCATTTATTCAGGCTGTGGAAGAAAAATCGGGAAAAAAATATGGGGAAGATGAGAAGGTTGATATTGCGATGCGTGTAATTGTGGACCATATCAGGGCCATAGCATTTACCATTGCTGACGGTCAGCTTCCTTCCAACAACAAAGCCGGTTATGTAATCAGGAGGATTCTAAGGAGAGCTGTTCGTTATGGCTATACTTTCTTGGGATTTCACAAACCCTTCCTCTATGAATTGTTGCCCCTTTTGGCCAAAAATTTTGGGGACATCTTCCCTGAAGTAGCTGCCCAGCAGGAATTTATTGCCAAGGTCATCATGGAAGAAGAGGCTTCTTTCTTAAGAACTTTGGATAATGGGCTCAAAAAACTGGATCAGATCAAAGCCGATCTCACCCAAAGTGGTGAAAAGGTAATTGACGGAAAAACTGCATTTGAGTTGTACGATACTTATGGTTTTCCATTGGATCTGACTTCCCTGATCGCGAGGGAAAACGGCTTTTCGGTAGATGAAAAAGGTTTTGCCCGGGAAATGGAGGTTCAGAAAAACAGGTCGAGAGCCGCTGCAGAGCAGGAAACCGGTGACTGGGTCATTGTCAATGAAGAAGAAGGAGTGGAGTTTGTAGGGTATGATTACCTCAGCAGCCAAAGTAGGATCATCAAATACAGGCAGATCAAGGATAAAAAAGGGGACAGGTTCCAGCTGGTTTTGGACAGGACGCCTTTTTATGCGGAGAGCGGTGGGCAGGTTGGAGATCAGGGTTGGCTTCAAAGTGACGAAGGAAGAATTCAGGTATTGGATACCAAAAAAGAAAATGACCTGATTGTGCATTTCGTGGACCAAATCCCTGCCAATCCACAGGCTGTGTTTCATGCCCAAGTCAATGAAGAAAAGCGCCTGTTGACTATGAACAACCACAGCGCCACCCATTTGCTTCATGCGGCCTTAAAAGAGGTATTGGGTGACCATGTGCAGCAAAAAGGTTCTTTTGTCAATGATGAACTTTTGCGTTTTGACTTTTCCCATTTCGCAAAGATGAGTGAAGAGGAAATCGCAAGGGTGGAACGTATCGTAAATTCAAAGATCAGGGAAAATATTCCTTTGGGAGAGCAAAGAAATGTTCCTATTGAAGAGGCCAAAAAACAAGGGGCAACTGCCCTGTTTGGTGAGAAATACGGGGATTTCGTTCGGGTGATCACTTTTGATATAAACTTCTCGGTTGAACTTTGCGGGGGTACCCACGTGCCCGCTACCGGGAATATCGGTCTGTTTAAGATAGTTTCTGAGGGTTCTATTTCAGCAGGAGTGAGAAGAATTGAGGCCATTACCGCCAAAGCTGCTGAAGAATATATCCAAAGCCACCTGGATCTCGTAAAAGAAATCCAGGAATTGTTGAAAAGCCCTAAGGACCTTAAAAAGGCAGTAGAGGCTTTGATTCAGGAGAGGAATGAACTGAAAAAGGAAATAGAAGCCTTACACCTACAGCAGGCAGTTGCTTTGAAATCCGAGTTGCTTCAAAAAGTAAAAACGGTAGATGGGATCAATCTGATTATCGAACAGGTGAAATTGCCATCCGCTGATGCATTAAAGAAGCTTTCTTTTGAGCTTAAAAATGAAGTCAGTCACGTATTGGCCGTGATTGCAGCGGAGATAGAGGGCAAGCCCCAGGTTGCGGTTGTCATCAATGAAGAACTGGTAAGTTCAAAAGGCTTGAATGCCGGCAACCTGGTCAGGGAACTGGCTAAAGAAATCCAAGGAGGGGGAGGGGGACAGCCCTTCTTTGCAACAGCCGGGGGTAAAAATATTGAAGGATTGCCTTTGGTGATAGAAAAAGCCAAGGCGATGTTCTCCGGGAAATGA
- a CDS encoding PAS domain S-box protein, with the protein MWVYDLETLRFLDVNQAAISSYGYSKEEFLSMTIKDIRPNKDISLLEEKVNVKKEMGGLLFSGIFHHLKKNGDLIEVEISSNRIEYNGLKGVLVLAVDVTLRNQYIEAIEVQNARLKEIAWMQSHVVRAPLARLLGLVNMLKIERIHDPQQSIENFEELFEFIFSSAQELDKVIRQVSEKTERIHLKGKFGLEKEE; encoded by the coding sequence ATGTGGGTGTATGATTTGGAGACTTTAAGGTTTTTGGATGTTAATCAAGCTGCCATTTCTAGTTATGGATATTCCAAAGAGGAGTTTTTGAGCATGACAATAAAAGATATTAGACCTAATAAGGATATTTCATTATTGGAGGAAAAGGTAAATGTGAAAAAAGAAATGGGAGGGCTGTTATTTTCAGGTATTTTCCACCATCTAAAGAAAAATGGTGATTTAATTGAAGTCGAAATCAGCTCAAATAGAATTGAATACAATGGATTAAAGGGGGTATTGGTTCTCGCTGTCGATGTTACCCTTAGAAATCAATATATTGAAGCCATTGAAGTACAGAATGCAAGGCTTAAAGAAATAGCATGGATGCAGTCACATGTAGTAAGGGCGCCTTTGGCCAGGCTGCTGGGCTTGGTAAATATGCTTAAGATAGAAAGGATTCATGATCCTCAACAAAGTATAGAAAATTTTGAAGAATTATTTGAATTTATTTTTAGTTCGGCCCAAGAATTGGATAAGGTGATTCGGCAGGTATCGGAGAAGACAGAGAGAATTCATCTTAAGGGAAAATTTGGGTTGGAAAAAGAGGAGTGA